A DNA window from Drosophila pseudoobscura strain MV-25-SWS-2005 chromosome 2, UCI_Dpse_MV25, whole genome shotgun sequence contains the following coding sequences:
- the idc gene encoding zinc finger and SCAN domain-containing protein 12 has product MRDSEPTDVAPRQNWIVCRLCLTQPKEAMSSIFSDDATKDVTNMIKTCGGVPIKKFDHFPDKICTRCLKVLHISFRFRQTCQQAYKHLQKFVGPIEVEQKADDDFSNAAQEAPVAEEEDEELVDGHYEQIEENMPTTHELAEAQAFTDDMEEGILVELVKEEGVRVKREQVEEDVIIEELYDVYDPYDGEGDIVADGIYEQEREQEMVEHSLSGLSADIEYLEHVEQEQEQEPDQDQLTESANEDEMESTNSAEEEFLPAKPLRGLAPKRRMNTRAKAATATVTSGAASRGGVRSSPLKIKRGNNDTTTDADVTLTIGDDLVRKHGIKTKGGHKILVGDKKEFKYICDMCGNMYPSQSRLTEHIKIHSGVKPHECEICKHCFAQAQQLARHMNTHTGNRPYKCSYCPAAFADLSTRNKHHRIHTNERPYECDVCHKTFTYTNTLKFHKMIHTGEKPHVCEICGKGFPQAYKLRNHRVVHQKRGNTREPAAALMPYDTANIVGIEM; this is encoded by the exons ATGCGAGACTCAGAGCCAACAGATGTTGCACCGCGACAAAACTGGATAGTGTGCCGTTTGTGTCTGACGCAGCCCAAGGAGGCCATGTCCAGCATTTTCAGCGATGATGCGACGAAGGATGTGACAAACATGATCAAAACTTGTGGCGGTGTCCCA ATCAAGAAGTTCGATCACTTCCCGGACAAAATATGCACCAGGTGCCTGAAGGTTCTGCACATTTCGTTCAGGTTTCGTCAGACATGCCAGCAGGCGTACAAACACCTCCAAAAGTTCGTAGGCCCCATCGAAGTGGAGCAGAAGGCCGACGACGATTTTTCAAATGCGGCGCAAGAAGCTCCAGTGGCTGaagaggaggatgaggagctgGTCGATGGCCACTATGAGCAAATCGAAGAAAATATGCCAACCACTCATGAGCTCGCCGAGGCGCAGGCCTTTACCGACGACATGGAGGAGGGCATATTGGTGGAACTCGTAAAGGAGGAGGGTGTCCGTGTGAAGAGAGAGCAGGTGGAGGAAGATGTCATCATTGAGGAGCTATACGATGTCTACGATCCCTACGACGGGGAGGGTGACATTGTAGCAGATGGGATCTACGAACAGGAACGGGAGCAAGAGATGGTCGAGCACTCGTTGTCTGGTCTCTCGGCGGACATTGAGTATCTGGAGCACGTcgaacaggagcaggaacaaGAGCCGGATCAGGATCAACTGACAGAGAGCGCCAACGAGGACGAGATGGAAAGTACAAACTCAGCCGAAGAGGAATTTCTACCAGCCAAACCACTCCGTGGTCTAGCACCCAAACGACGCATGAACACTCGCGCcaaggcagcaacagcaacggtcACATCAGGAGCCGCCTCCAGGGGTGGCGTTCGAAGCAGTCCGTTGAAGATAAAACGTGGCAACAACGACACAACCACCGATGCTGATGTGACCCTCACAATTGGCGACGACCTGGTGCGGAAACACGGCATCAAAACAAAGGGTGGACACAAAATCCTTGTCGGCGACAAGAAGGAGTTCAAGTACATCTGCGACATGTGCGGAAATATGTATCCATCCCAGAGCCGCCTCACCGAGCACATTAAAATCCATTCGGGTGTAAAGCCGCACGAGTGCGA AATTTGCAAGCATTGCTTtgcccaggcccagcagcTGGCGCGTCACATGAATACGCATACAGGGAATCGGCCGTACAAGTGCAGCTATTGTCCGGCCGCCTTTGCAGATCTCTCCACGCGCAACAAGCATCACAG AATCCACACAAATGAGCGTCCGTACGAGTGCGATGTGTGCCACAAGACCTTCACTTATACCAATACACTCAAGTTCCACAAGATGATCCATACTGGAGAGAAGCCCCACGT TTGCGAGATTTGCGGCAAGGGCTTCCCGCAGGCATATAAGCTGCGTAACCACCGGGTGGTGCATCAAAAACGGGGCAACACCAGGGAACCTGCCGCTGCCCTGATGCCCTATGATACTGCCAACATTGTTGGCATTGAGATGTAG
- the trem gene encoding zinc finger protein with KRAB and SCAN domains 8 gives MKMDSNEGWIVCRVCLNNHADSEDMLQDIFSQNANTRLDQMLHICAGIPVSADDNFPDKMCSKCVRCLRLAFKFRQTCQRSHQHISDMLARRGGEESVSSVEDFATENIVKILEEHTDQLDMSNVKVEDEEEPQEETVSFIVTPHEDDVGGEGEGLDAIVYDVTGEDDTETGVVYEDAQTVIEDPETYTEYEEYELLTNENESTPVHSTDDPAGKSPRARSRNVYPVEPPDDDMADDILSSDAHSDMVDDKPKTLNRSRASRAKRSGKLGLIALDGAHFEKKLGRKPRDKLSTYICDVCGNIYPTQARLTEHMKFHSGVKPHECEICGRGFVQNQQLVRHMNTHTGNRPYKCNYCPAAFADRSTKTKHHRIHTKERPYECDVCARTFTYSDNLKFHKMIHTGEKPHVCDLCGKGFVKAYKMRLHRVTHEKRGPWKSLETDTENTAESHGIKDEVPEFLS, from the exons atgaaaatggactCAAATGAAGGGTGGATTGTTTGTCGCGTGTGCCTGAATAATCATGCCGACAGCGAGGACATGCTCCAGGATATATTCAGCCAAAATGCCAACACACGTCTGGACCAGATGCTCCACATCTGCGCAGGGATTCCA GTCAGTGCCGATGACAACTTCCCGGACAAGATGTGCAGTAAATGTGTGCGCTGCCTGCGCTTGGCCTTCAAGTTCCGCCAGACCTGCCAAAGATCGCACCAGCACATCTCGGACATGCTGGCCAGGCGCGGCGGCGAAGAGAGTGTCTCTAGTGTCGAGGACTTTGCTACAGAAAATATCGTCAAGATATTGGAGGAACACACAGATCAACTAGACATGTCTAACGTCAAGGtagaggatgaggaggagccaCAGGAAGAGACTGTCAGCTTTATAGTTACGCCGCACGAAGATGACGTCGGAGGAGAGGGCGAGGGGCTTGATGCAATTGTATACGATGTCACTGGGGAGGACGACACGGAGACCGGCGTGGTCTACGAAGACGCGCAAACTGTGATCGAGGATCCCGAAACGTATACCGAATACGAGGAATATGAACTGTTGACCAACGAAAACGAATCCACACCCGTGCACAGTACAGACGACCCAGCAGGAAAATCCCCCAGAGCACGCTCTCGCAACGTCTACCCAGTCGAACCGCCGGACGATGATATGGCCGACGATATACTCAGCTCGGACGCCCACAGCGACATGGTCGACGATAAACCGAAGACATTGAATCGATCGCGAGCGTCGCGGGCTAAACGTTCAGGCAAACTCGGATTAATTGCCTTGGACGGGGCTCACTTCGAGAAGAAGCTGGGACGCAAGCCGCGGGACAAGCTCAGCACGTACATATGCGATGTATGCGGTAATATTTATCCGACCCAGGCCCGTCTCACCGAGCACATGAAGTTCCACAGTGGCGTCAAGCCGCACGAATGCGA AATCTGTGGACGTGGCTTTGTACAGAATCAACAGTTGGTGAGGCACATGAACACGCATACAGGGAATCGGCCGTACAAGTGCAACTACTGTCCAGCTGCCTTTGCAGATCGCTCCACCAAGACCAAACATCACAG AATTCACACAAAGGAGCGTCCCTATGAGTGCGATGTCTGTGCTAGAACTTTCACTTATTCGGATAATTTAAAGTTTCACAAGATGATCCACACAGGCGAGAAACCGCATGT CTGCGATCTGTGTGGCAAGGGCTTTGTCAAGGCCTACAAAATGCGCCTCCATCGGGTGACGCACGAGAAGCGCGGCCCCTGGAAGTCTTTAGAAACGGATACGGAAAATACTGCAGAATCACATGGCATTAAAGATGAAGTTCCCGAGTTTCTCAGTTAG
- the Regnase-1 gene encoding probable ribonuclease ZC3H12C: MRIKMNCEVQEQQKPEPQQQQQQQQSSLLQPLSSPQPQQQQQESSDDDDLSTTERQNLEFAKKLGYSDQSIHSALTRLGSEAKQNELLAELIKLTADAPRPATNSNSLTNSNHHITSSTALSTGGVGSLRHIVIDGSNVALSHGNNLIFSCRGIRICVDWFRQRGHRDITAFVPNWRKEMSNNNISDQELLYELEHERVLVFTPSRHLDGKRVSCYDDRFILKLAVETDGIVVSNDNYRDLILESNEYRKVVQERLLMYSFVNDIFMPPDDPLGRSGPTLDQFLYSQTQQKMADAQQLCPYGKKCTYGQKCKFRHQQPCPLLQRLPLQASHSAPLHTNGGQPLTSGHIGNNIKINSLINREPLGRTKSNTIEKVSQQQQLCQAFTSQLEVSETATDNQPNRHKKLQRQQPPPAYRLLVPTYSAPLQQQQSLQQQQSSNFHHHQYLTRTPSAPVTDQGLALPLPAHNFSHLSASDSRINEELHAATQMPREEQRRLLRYHLSNLFPPHQVHAVLQLYPDETDAKTICAAIINLFPHN, translated from the coding sequence ATGCGCATCAAAATGAATTGTGAAGTGCAGGAACAGCAAAAACCtgagccacagcagcagcagcagcaacaacaatcgtCGCTGCTTCAGCCCCTGTCTTCAccgcagccacaacagcagcaacaagaaagTAGCGACGATGACGACTTGAGTACCACAGAGCGACAGAATTTGGAGTTTGCCAAGAAGTTGGGGTACAGTGATCAGTCGATACACTCGGCTCTAACTCGCCTGGGATCAGAGGCTAAACAGAATGAGTTGCTGGCTGAGCTTATCAAACTGACGGCGGACGCCCCCCGACCTGCCACAAACAGCAATAGTCTAACGAACAGCAACCACCACATAACCAGTTCAACTGCCCTATCCACTGGCGGCGTGGGATCGCTGCGACACATTGTGATCGATGGCAGCAATGTGGCCCTATCGCATGGCAACAACCTAATCTTCTCCTGCCGCGGCATACGCATCTGTGTGGACTGGTTCCGGCAGCGAGGCCATCGCGACATCACCGCCTTTGTGCCCAATTGGCGCAAGGAAATGTCCAACAACAATATCAGCGATCAGGAGCTGCTCTATGAACTGGAGCATGAGCGGGTATTGGTGTTCACACCATCCAGGCATCTGGATGGGAAGCGCGTCTCCTGCTACGACGATCGGTTCATCCTCAAGCTGGCGGTGGAGACAGACGGCATTGTGGTGTCCAACGATAACTATAGAGACTTAATTTTGGAGAGCAATGAGTACAGAAAAGTGGTACAGGAACGCTTACTCATGTATTCGTTTGTGAATGACATATTCATGCCGCCCGACGATCCCCTAGGGCGTTCTGGTCCCACCCTGGATCAGTTTCTGTACTCGCAGACGCAGCAGAAAATGGCCGATGCCCAGCAGCTGTGTCCCTACGGCAAGAAATGCACCTACGGCCAGAAATGCAAGTTCCGGCATCAGCAACCGTGTCCATTGCTGCAACGACTGCCACTCCAGGCCTCGCACAGTGCGCCGCTGCACACCAACGGAGGCCAGCCCCTGACAAGTGGCCATATCGGGAACAATATCAAAATCAATTCCCTGATCAACCGAGAGCCCCTGGGCCGGACCAAGTCAAACACAATTGAGAAAGtgtcacagcagcagcagctgtgccAGGCCTTTACCAGCCAACTGGAGGTCTCCGAGACGGCCACAGACAATCAACCGAATCGCCACAAGAAGCTGCAACGCCAACAACCGCCGCCCGCCTATCGCCTCCTAGTGCCCACCTACAGTGCtcccctgcagcagcagcagtcgctacagcaacagcagagctCCAActtccatcatcatcagtatCTGACGCGCACTCCGTCCGCTCCAGTGACGGACCAAGGACTAGCCCTTCCACTGCCCGCACACAATTTCTCGCACCTGTCCGCCTCTGATTCGCGCATCAACGAGGAGCTGCACGCTGCCACGCAAATGCCGCGCGAAGAGCAGCGTCGTCTGCTGCGCTATCACCTGAGCAACCTCTTTCCGCCGCATCAGGTGCACGCCGTGCTGCAGCTCTATCCCGATGAAACCGATGCCAAGACCATCTGCGCAgctataattaatttatttccgcaTAATTAG